A genomic window from Flavobacterium phycosphaerae includes:
- a CDS encoding NADP(H)-dependent aldo-keto reductase, whose product MNYTTLPNTDIKISKICLGTMTFGEQNTEAEAHAQLDYAFEKGINFIDTAEMYPIAAKQATLGLTEKYIGTWLQKSGKREEVVLATKIAGPNRGMEYIRKPLNFSKQNIHEAVNNSLKNLQTEYIDLYQMHWPERVMNMFGQRGVTQIDAQWQDNFFEVLSVYDDLIKAGKIKHIGVSNENPYGVMKFLNESEKHNLPRIATIQNPYSLLNRLFEVGLSEICMREQVGLMAYSPLAFSFLTGKHLNGMQPDSRLGLFPQFTRYNNDNCYKATRLYQDLAQAHGLTLTQMALAFVHQQPFVMSTIIGATTMAQLQENIAAFDVVLSPALLAEINKIQATYPDPAP is encoded by the coding sequence ATGAACTACACTACTTTACCCAATACCGATATAAAGATTAGCAAAATATGCCTGGGGACTATGACCTTTGGCGAACAAAATACCGAAGCTGAGGCCCATGCCCAATTGGACTATGCTTTTGAAAAAGGTATCAACTTTATTGATACGGCCGAGATGTACCCTATTGCCGCTAAACAAGCTACCCTTGGCTTAACCGAAAAGTATATCGGCACTTGGTTGCAAAAGTCGGGCAAAAGAGAAGAGGTAGTCCTGGCCACCAAAATCGCCGGGCCCAACCGTGGGATGGAATACATTCGCAAACCTTTGAATTTTTCCAAACAAAATATCCACGAAGCGGTAAACAACAGCTTAAAAAACCTCCAGACGGAGTATATTGATTTATACCAAATGCACTGGCCGGAACGCGTGATGAACATGTTCGGGCAACGCGGAGTGACCCAAATCGATGCGCAATGGCAGGACAATTTCTTTGAAGTATTGAGCGTTTATGACGACTTAATCAAAGCCGGAAAGATTAAACACATCGGAGTTTCTAACGAGAATCCTTATGGCGTGATGAAGTTTTTAAACGAAAGCGAAAAGCACAACCTACCCAGAATAGCCACGATTCAAAATCCATATTCCTTATTAAACCGCTTGTTTGAAGTGGGCTTGTCCGAAATTTGTATGCGAGAACAAGTAGGGTTGATGGCGTATTCACCCTTAGCCTTCAGTTTCTTAACCGGCAAGCATTTGAACGGAATGCAACCGGATTCGCGATTGGGGTTGTTTCCGCAATTTACCCGATACAACAACGATAATTGTTATAAAGCCACCAGGTTGTACCAAGACTTGGCCCAAGCACACGGATTGACGTTAACCCAAATGGCCTTGGCGTTTGTGCATCAGCAACCGTTTGTAATGAGCACTATTATTGGGGCTACGACTATGGCGCAACTCCAAGAAAACATTGCTGCTTTTG
- a CDS encoding T9SS type A sorting domain-containing protein: MKKTILLILMGCMNATIKGQCLSTMDCGYYHTVALKSNGTFWAWGSGGYGQLGNGSENDNVVQTQVGTATNWQSVSSGGYFTLGVKNNGTLWAAGDNSTGQLGIGSTVINSNVFVQVGTSTNWEQVACSSYFTLALKTNGTLWGWGQNDSFQLGDGTCCSNRLSPVQAGTAADWANVAAASYGTGLAIKTNGTLWGWGLNAGLVGPSTVSAQQYPIQIGTDTDWLSIYTGVGHALALKTNHTLWSWGTGGQGQTGDNLSPSYFRDTPRQIGNDSWLTVAAGSRSSYGIKTDGTLWAWGENDMSQLGDGTTTNRMQPVQIGTDNDWTSVSAGWKHAIALKSNGAMWAWGSNDYGQLGNGTTTATATPVYVTVAGCTLDTPEFERQQLVLSPNPATTEISFAYNGQEVVDGLVIYDMMGREVYKTHPIAGVSIQATLPVHQWQGGVYLLTLKSKGKTVVSKKFVKQ; encoded by the coding sequence ATGAAAAAAACAATACTATTAATACTAATGGGCTGTATGAATGCTACCATAAAAGGACAGTGTTTGAGTACGATGGATTGCGGATATTATCATACCGTTGCACTAAAATCAAACGGAACTTTTTGGGCTTGGGGTTCAGGAGGCTATGGGCAGTTAGGCAATGGTTCGGAAAATGATAATGTAGTGCAAACCCAAGTGGGTACGGCCACGAATTGGCAAAGTGTCAGCTCGGGAGGGTACTTCACTTTAGGGGTTAAAAACAATGGGACTTTATGGGCAGCAGGAGACAACAGTACCGGCCAATTGGGAATTGGTTCAACTGTTATCAATTCGAATGTTTTTGTTCAAGTAGGAACATCAACAAATTGGGAACAGGTGGCTTGTAGCAGTTATTTTACCTTAGCATTGAAGACTAATGGCACTTTGTGGGGATGGGGTCAGAATGATTCTTTTCAGTTGGGTGATGGGACCTGTTGCAGCAATAGACTTAGCCCTGTACAAGCAGGGACAGCTGCGGACTGGGCTAATGTAGCTGCTGCAAGTTATGGCACAGGTCTGGCTATTAAAACCAATGGAACGCTATGGGGTTGGGGATTAAATGCAGGATTAGTAGGCCCCTCCACGGTAAGTGCTCAGCAATATCCTATACAAATAGGAACAGATACCGACTGGCTCAGTATATATACAGGAGTTGGCCATGCCTTAGCGCTAAAAACCAATCATACTTTATGGTCTTGGGGAACCGGTGGTCAAGGGCAAACAGGCGATAATTTATCACCTTCCTATTTTAGGGATACCCCTCGTCAGATAGGTAACGATAGCTGGCTGACTGTTGCTGCAGGTTCTAGAAGTTCTTATGGCATTAAGACCGATGGTACCTTATGGGCTTGGGGCGAGAATGACATGAGCCAACTGGGCGATGGTACCACCACTAACAGAATGCAACCGGTACAAATAGGTACTGATAATGACTGGACTTCGGTATCGGCAGGATGGAAACATGCCATAGCGTTAAAGAGCAATGGTGCTATGTGGGCTTGGGGTAGTAATGACTATGGGCAGCTAGGCAACGGTACTACTACCGCTACTGCCACTCCTGTTTATGTAACGGTGGCGGGCTGCACGCTGGATACACCTGAGTTTGAAAGACAACAGTTGGTACTAAGTCCCAACCCGGCAACAACAGAAATTAGTTTTGCCTATAACGGGCAAGAGGTAGTTGACGGTCTGGTTATTTATGACATGATGGGAAGAGAGGTATATAAAACGCATCCTATAGCCGGAGTTTCTATACAGGCTACACTACCGGTGCATCAATGGCAAGGAGGGGTATACTTGTTAACCCTTAAATCAAAAGGCAAAACGGTGGTGAGCAAGAAGTTTGTGAAACAGTAA